CCCAAGCCTTAGCTAAGTTTGAGAATAACCGTTTCTTCTTTATTGCACCTGATGTACTCGCTATGCCTGATTATATATGTGAGGAACTGGACAATGCAGGTATCCCTTACAGCCTACATACAGAAATGGATGATGTGATACCTGAGTTAGATATTCTCTATATGACTCGAGTTCAAAAAGAGCGATTTGATGAATCAGAGTACGCCCATATCAAATCCGCATTTATCCTTTCAGCCGAGCAACTTTCTGACGCCCGAGAAAACATGAAAGTACTCCATCCACTACCACGAGTAGATGAAATCGCCAACGATGTAGATAAAACCAAACATGCTTATTATTTTCAACAAGCAGAAAATGGCGTTTACGCACGTGAAGCACTACTCGCACTAGTACTTAATCAAGATCTTTAAGTGAGGAATAACAAATGGTAAACAAGGCACATCTACAAGTAGAAGCAATTAAGAACGGCTCTGTCATTGACCATATTCCTGCTCACGTAGGGATAAAGGTACTTAAGTTGTTTAGGATGCATAAGAGTGAACAACGCATCACCATGGGGCTTAACCTACCTTCATCAGCATTGGGCGCGAAAGATCTGATCAAAATTGAAAATGTCTACATTACAGAGGATCAAGCCAATCAATTGGCCTTGTATGCTCCCAACGCGACCGTTAACCAAATCGAAAATTATGAAGTAACCAAAAAACTTGCGCTCGACTTTCCTGACAAAATTGAAGCGGTATTCTCGTGTCCAAATACAAATTGCATCTCGCATGGAGAGCCTGTTGATAGCAGTTTCAGCGTCATCAAAAAAGTCGATGATATTCAGCTAAAATGCAAATATTGTGAAAAAGTGTTCTCTCGGGAAATTGTAACCGAGCGGAATTAACATTCTCAATTTTGACAAATAGCTCACAAATTTTGTGCGCTATTTGTGATCGACATACAAAAAAAAGAATAACTAGTAATCTCTCTCTTCCTTCCAATTCCTTCAACTCATTGTTAGCGCTCAGTTAATCTTTTTATGACTCTTTTACTCTGGATAAATGACTTATAAAAATGAATATAAATACTCAATTGCACTTTAAATCGGCCCATTTACAATGTTTTTATTTGGTGATCGAGTTCAAGAAAACCATGGTTCTGCACTGTTAAAATCATCACAGTGGGGAAAATTATCATAATGAATACAAATAGATAAGAAAAACCTATTAATTGGCTCTGGGTAACAAACGGATCATTGAACCAGCTTTCAAACACTCTCCAATAATTAAGGTGCAGTTCGTGAACAATCTTACTTATTCTAACGATTTAAAAACAGCAAACGAAGATAGCATTACCAACATATGCAGGCGTTTATTGCAACAGCAAAGCTTTAGCACACAAGAAAGTTTAAGGAATGAACTTATCGACCTTGGTTATGACGACGTAAGTCAGTCTACCGTTTCACGTATTTTGACCAAACTCAACGTGGTGAAAATACCCAACGCTTATGGGAAGAAGGTTTATTGCCTCTCCATGGAAAATGAGGGCATTAGAGTCGATTCATCCATTTCGTCTCAGGTTGAGTTCGTTACACATAATCAGCTTGTCGTTGTAGTTAAGACTCACCCAGGTAGCGCTCAACTTGTTGCGCGCATTATAGATATGCAGCCTCACGAAGAGATATTGGGAACGGTCGGTGGAAATGATACAGTGATGGTCGCACCAAAAGATATAAAGCGTATTTCTGAATGCGAAGCAATAGTACGTAAGCGCCTAGGTATGTCTCTATAAAACAATGTCTCATCAATAGATATTTTGCTGCTAGATTATAGTCGTTCACAACTGAATGGCTATGGGTGTGGCGCCTAGACAACTGCATTGAATGAAATAATACATGTCTACACTAAGGATTAAAAATGACTAAAGTACTTCATACTGAACAAGCACCAGCCGCTATTGGCCCCTATGTTCAAGGCGTAGATTTGGGGAATATGGTGATGACCTCAGGACAGATTCCTGTCATTCCATCGACTGGGGAAATTGTTTCAGATGATATAGCCAAACAAGCTCGTCAGTCATTAGACAACGTCAAAGCCGTGGTTGAGTCTTCAGGGTTAAGCGTTTCTAATATTGTTAAGATGACCGTTTTTGTCAAAGATCTCAATGACTTTGGTACAGTGAACGAAATTTATGGTCAGTTTTTTGATGAGCACAACGTTGCAAACTACCCGGCACGTTCCTGCGTTGAAGTGGCTCGATTACCAAAAGATGTAAAGATTGAAATAGAAGCAATCGCAGTAAGATAAAACGGTTGCTCGCTGAGAATTAAACAGCGCATCTGAAAGGTTTTATATGCGCTGATTATTTGTTGTTTATGACTATTTTTTTGTATTAAGACGGTCAACTTCGGCGTCCAGATCTTCCAACTTTGCTTTCATCTGCTCACGGACTAAGTTTGCTAGCTCTCGAGTATTCTCTTTAGCGTAACCTTCTGTTTTTATTGGTGGCAACATCTCTACAATAACGTGGCCATTGTTCCAACGATTAAACTTTATTTTACCTTGAGTCGAGCTACAGACAATCGGGATAATAGGGACACCAGCACCTATAGCGGCATGAAATGCACCTGTTTTAAACGGCAGTAACCCACGCCCCCGTGAACGTGTACCTTCTGGAAACATCCAGACCGATACATCACTCGATTTCATACTATCCACCACTTGATCGATCGTACCTTTCGCTTTCGAACGATTGAAGCGATCGATAAGAATGTTTCCCGTGATCCAATAAAGTTGGCCGAACAGCGGAATCCAAACCAAACTTTTTTTCCCGACCGTCACCACTTTCGGTGTTACTGCTGCGGACACGGTAAATAGATCCCAATTATTTTGATGATTTGCTACGTACAAGTTTTGGCCTCTTTCATACGCATCTTCTGGAAATCTTAATTCCAACTTAAACCCGAAGATACTGGCCATTTTACAAAACTTACCACCGATAATATAAACCAACTTGGGGTTACGTGGTGTAAGCAAGCTATACCCACAACCAAATACAAACATGAATACTGCAAATATTATCACTGCAATAACACGTAATAATGCAACCATTTAACTTCTCCGCGATGGTTAGTTGTACAAAAGAGTTAGAAATCAAAAAGCCGAAATCATCTAGATTTCGGCTTTCAATTAATCTAGTTTATTAGCTAGATTCACTAAACCGTTCTATTTGAGCACCAAGTTTGTTCAGCTTGTTCTCTATTTTTTCGTAGCCACGATCAATATGATAAATTCGGTCGACAATTGTTTCGCCTTTCGCAATACACCCTGCGATAACTAAACTTGCAGAAGCTCGAAGGTCTGTTGCCATTACTTGAGCGGCACTGAGTTCTTCAACATCACCACAAATAACCGTATTGCCTTCAACTTCTGCTTTTGCACCCATACGTTGCAATTCAGGTACATGCATAAAACGATTTTCAAAGATGGTTTCAGTGATAACACCACCACCTTTGGCCATCATATTCAATAACGTAAATTGGGCTTGCATATCGGTTGGAAAACCGGGATGAGGTGCTGTTCTGATCGAAACGGCTTTAAGCTCACGTTCCGTCATATCAAGGCTTATCCAATCTTCACCCGTTTCAATTTTTGCTCCTGCTTCTTCTAACTTAGCTAATACCGCTTCAAGCAGAGACGATTGCGTTTTTTTACACACTATTTTGCCACCAGAAACAGCAGCAGCGACAAGGAATGTTCCTGTTTCTATACGATCAGGTAGTACTGAGTGCTTACCACCACCTAAACGCTCTACGCCTTCAATAGTGATTGTATCACCACCAGCACCAGAGATTTTCGCGCCGATCGTGTTAAGAAATTGGGCGGTATCTTCGATTTCAGGTTCTCGTGCCGCATTATCTAGAACCGTCGTTCCTTCGGCTAGTGCCGCCGCACACATAACAGTGATGGTTGCACCAACACTCACCTTGTCCATGACGATATGTGCGCCTTTTAGACGTCCATCTACCTCAGCCTTAACATAACCTTCATCAAGGGTGATAGTGGCACCTAATTGTTCTAGGCCATGGATATGTAGATCGACAGGTCGAGCGCCTATTGCACATCCACCAGGAAGAGATACTTGTCCTTTGCCAAAACGGGCAACTAAAGGACCTAAAGCCCAAATAGAGGCGCGCATCGTTTTCACTAAATCGTATGGTGCGCAATATTCATCTATCGTGCTGCTATCTACATGAACCGAACCATTGCGACTGACTTTTGCACCAAGGCGCTTAAGCAGTTCCATGGTCGTATCAATGTCTTTTAATTTAGGCACATTGGATACTTCAACCGGTTCTTCGGCCAAGATTGCTGCAAATAAAATTGGTAAGGCCGCGTTTTTTGCTCCACCGATTTCAACTTCACCACTAAGTGGTTGATGGGAACCTGTAACTCTAAACTTTTCCATATAAACCTTATAACGACATCAATTTCTTGTCGCGTTCCCACTCTTCTGGAGTAAACGCTTTAATTGTAACTGCATGAATATCATTTCTCTGAATGTATTCCATCAGAGGAGAGTAAATTAATTGTTGTTTTTTGACTCGACTTAGAGTCTCAAAACACGCGTCAATCGCGATGACTTCAAATTGACTTCCGCTACCTTTTACATGAATCTCTTGAATTTCAAGAGCTTCTTCTAGAATTTTTTTTACGTCTATACTTTCCACGATAGATCCCATCTATTTTTTTATATGATTAACCAACATGGTTTCTATGTTGCTCAATTGGAATAATGTTCGTAACTGCTCCGGCACGAAGCTGAGCATTATATGACAGTTTGAATTTTTTGCATGCTGAATTAAATGAATTAACATTGCCATTCCAGCTGAATCTATTCGGTGAGTCTGTTCAAGAGAGACTTCACATTCAGATTGAGTCGGTGTCCAGCCTTGTATATTAACCCAAACGCTAGGGACAGTGTCTCGAGTCAGTTCCCCCGAAAGAGCATAGCCAGTGGCGCTTGCTTGCCATTGACACTCACTCATTTTGCCTCTCCTTCAAATCGAATAGGCCTAGCGGACAAAACCATAAGCTCTTGAGAAACAGACGGAATACCTTCTTTTCTTATTTTTGATCCCCATTCCGACTGCTTGCTTGATAATAGGCTCACACCTTCTGCCACAATATCGAAAGCTAACCATTCTCCGGTCTTCTTATTTTTTCTCAGTTTAAATTCAAGCCGTATATCAGGTCTTGGAGCGTCAACAACATCAACCTTAACACTCGTAATTCTCTTATTTGCGTCGACCGCTTTTTCTGGTTCAAATTGAACGATTTGATCAGAGTACAACGTTAAGACCTGCGCATACGAAGTAACGAGGTATTCACGAAAAGCGACAACGAACTCTTTAACATTATCTCTATTCTTCTCTTTTTTGAGATGGCTACCCAATACCTTTAACGCTGAGTATCGATAGTCGATATAAGGCATAAGTTCTTCTTCTACGACGACCTTTAGTATCTCAGGATTTTCTCTAATACTTTCATTTTCCACTTTTAAGCGGTCAAATAAATTCTGAGACACTTCCTTTATCATCTCGTAAGGCTGAGTTTTGTCGATATCTTGAGCGTAACCATTACTCGAGATAACCATCATCACAATGACCACTTGAATAATCTGTTTTATCCAACTCATACCCATTACTCCTCGTCAGAACCATTAACGCTGTATAAAACTTGTCCAATGAGATCTTCCAACACCAACGCCGATTTGGTGTCTTCTATAAAGTCACCATTACCGAGCATTTCAATACCATCATCGACAAAGCCAGGTATAAGTCCAATATATTGCTCACCAATCAAACCAGAGGTCAAAATTTCTGCACTTGATGTTTCAGGGAACTGCCCATATTGATCTTCGATGGATAAAGTAACCAGAGGAGTAAACGTCTCCTTGTCTAAATCAATAGCACTTACTCTACCCACCACGACCCCACCAATTTTTACGGGTGAACGTACTTTAAGGCTGCCGATATTATCGAAATAAGCTTGTAGATTATAGGCGTTTCCTGAACTTAACCCGGTGACATTTGCCACTTTAAATATCATGATTAAAACTGCGATGACACCAGCCAATACAAAAGCACCGACCCATAATTCCAATTTACGTGTTTGTTGCATTATCAATTCCCGAACATCAACGCTGTTAAGACAAAATCCAGTCCTAAAACGGCTAAAGAAGAGTGCACTACCGTGCGTGTTGTCGCTTTACTTATACCCTCAGATGTTGGTATCGCATCATAGCCGTTAAATAAAGCAATCCAAGTGATGGTAATTGCAAATACCATACACTTTATAAAACTGTTGCCGACATCTCGTCCCAATTGAACGGATGATTGTATTGCTGACCAAAAACTACCATGGTCGACACCTTTCCAATCCACACCTACAATTTGTCCGCCCCAGATACCGACTGTAATGAAAATCATAGCGAGCAGTGGCATAGAGATCAACCCAGCCCAGAACCTTGGAGCAATGACCCGTTTTAATGGGTCTACTGCCATCATTTCAAGGCTAGAAATTTGCTCTGTTGCCTTCATTAAACCTATTTCAGCCGTAAGTGCTGAACCAGCTCTACCTGCAAACAGTAATGCTGTAACCACCGGCCCTAATTCTCTCAAGAGCGAAAGCGTCACCATCTGTCCTAAACTACCTTCTGCACCATAATCAATTAAAACAACAAAACCTTGAAGACTTAGTACCATGCCTATAAACAGACCAGAAACGACAATAATAGCAAGAGATTGGACACCAATACTGTAGAGTTGTTTGATTAATAGTGGCAAATTTTTAATTGGGTGCGGTCGATTAAAAATAGCACCAGCCAACATGATTGTCGCTCGCCCAAAAGATTGACAACGGCTTATCGCATTGGCACCCAAATTTTCTAAATAATTCA
This portion of the Vibrio sp. VB16 genome encodes:
- the murA gene encoding UDP-N-acetylglucosamine 1-carboxyvinyltransferase, whose protein sequence is MEKFRVTGSHQPLSGEVEIGGAKNAALPILFAAILAEEPVEVSNVPKLKDIDTTMELLKRLGAKVSRNGSVHVDSSTIDEYCAPYDLVKTMRASIWALGPLVARFGKGQVSLPGGCAIGARPVDLHIHGLEQLGATITLDEGYVKAEVDGRLKGAHIVMDKVSVGATITVMCAAALAEGTTVLDNAAREPEIEDTAQFLNTIGAKISGAGGDTITIEGVERLGGGKHSVLPDRIETGTFLVAAAVSGGKIVCKKTQSSLLEAVLAKLEEAGAKIETGEDWISLDMTERELKAVSIRTAPHPGFPTDMQAQFTLLNMMAKGGGVITETIFENRFMHVPELQRMGAKAEVEGNTVICGDVEELSAAQVMATDLRASASLVIAGCIAKGETIVDRIYHIDRGYEKIENKLNKLGAQIERFSESS
- a CDS encoding arginine repressor → MNNLTYSNDLKTANEDSITNICRRLLQQQSFSTQESLRNELIDLGYDDVSQSTVSRILTKLNVVKIPNAYGKKVYCLSMENEGIRVDSSISSQVEFVTHNQLVVVVKTHPGSAQLVARIIDMQPHEEILGTVGGNDTVMVAPKDIKRISECEAIVRKRLGMSL
- the ibaG gene encoding BolA family iron metabolism protein IbaG, producing the protein MESIDVKKILEEALEIQEIHVKGSGSQFEVIAIDACFETLSRVKKQQLIYSPLMEYIQRNDIHAVTIKAFTPEEWERDKKLMSL
- a CDS encoding ABC transporter substrate-binding protein; this translates as MMVISSNGYAQDIDKTQPYEMIKEVSQNLFDRLKVENESIRENPEILKVVVEEELMPYIDYRYSALKVLGSHLKKEKNRDNVKEFVVAFREYLVTSYAQVLTLYSDQIVQFEPEKAVDANKRITSVKVDVVDAPRPDIRLEFKLRKNKKTGEWLAFDIVAEGVSLLSSKQSEWGSKIRKEGIPSVSQELMVLSARPIRFEGEAK
- the mlaE gene encoding lipid asymmetry maintenance ABC transporter permease subunit MlaE, whose product is MLNPLLNYLENLGANAISRCQSFGRATIMLAGAIFNRPHPIKNLPLLIKQLYSIGVQSLAIIVVSGLFIGMVLSLQGFVVLIDYGAEGSLGQMVTLSLLRELGPVVTALLFAGRAGSALTAEIGLMKATEQISSLEMMAVDPLKRVIAPRFWAGLISMPLLAMIFITVGIWGGQIVGVDWKGVDHGSFWSAIQSSVQLGRDVGNSFIKCMVFAITITWIALFNGYDAIPTSEGISKATTRTVVHSSLAVLGLDFVLTALMFGN
- the mlaD gene encoding outer membrane lipid asymmetry maintenance protein MlaD; this encodes MQQTRKLELWVGAFVLAGVIAVLIMIFKVANVTGLSSGNAYNLQAYFDNIGSLKVRSPVKIGGVVVGRVSAIDLDKETFTPLVTLSIEDQYGQFPETSSAEILTSGLIGEQYIGLIPGFVDDGIEMLGNGDFIEDTKSALVLEDLIGQVLYSVNGSDEE
- the pyrI gene encoding aspartate carbamoyltransferase regulatory subunit; the encoded protein is MVNKAHLQVEAIKNGSVIDHIPAHVGIKVLKLFRMHKSEQRITMGLNLPSSALGAKDLIKIENVYITEDQANQLALYAPNATVNQIENYEVTKKLALDFPDKIEAVFSCPNTNCISHGEPVDSSFSVIKKVDDIQLKCKYCEKVFSREIVTERN
- a CDS encoding 1-acylglycerol-3-phosphate O-acyltransferase, whose amino-acid sequence is MVALLRVIAVIIFAVFMFVFGCGYSLLTPRNPKLVYIIGGKFCKMASIFGFKLELRFPEDAYERGQNLYVANHQNNWDLFTVSAAVTPKVVTVGKKSLVWIPLFGQLYWITGNILIDRFNRSKAKGTIDQVVDSMKSSDVSVWMFPEGTRSRGRGLLPFKTGAFHAAIGAGVPIIPIVCSSTQGKIKFNRWNNGHVIVEMLPPIKTEGYAKENTRELANLVREQMKAKLEDLDAEVDRLNTKK
- a CDS encoding RidA family protein — translated: MTKVLHTEQAPAAIGPYVQGVDLGNMVMTSGQIPVIPSTGEIVSDDIAKQARQSLDNVKAVVESSGLSVSNIVKMTVFVKDLNDFGTVNEIYGQFFDEHNVANYPARSCVEVARLPKDVKIEIEAIAVR
- a CDS encoding STAS domain-containing protein; the protein is MSECQWQASATGYALSGELTRDTVPSVWVNIQGWTPTQSECEVSLEQTHRIDSAGMAMLIHLIQHAKNSNCHIMLSFVPEQLRTLFQLSNIETMLVNHIKK